One Triticum dicoccoides isolate Atlit2015 ecotype Zavitan chromosome 4B, WEW_v2.0, whole genome shotgun sequence genomic window carries:
- the LOC119293367 gene encoding tRNA(His) guanylyltransferase 2-like: MANSKYEYVKREFEFNRQLPASNWIVLRIDGCHFHRFSELHAFEKPNDESALRLMNACATSMLKKYNDIVFAYGASDEYSFVFREETELYNRRESNILSKCVSYFTSVYMRKWKDFFPNNDLKELPYFDARVVCYPNMKTVRDYLAWRQVDCHINNQYNTCFWMLIQSGKTKNEAYQALKGTSSKDKNKLLLQQFQINYNDESAMFRKGSSVYRDKVTKVKTDDYGNPIKRTRQAIIVSNFDIIGPEFWEKHQYILGKASDCQYLWGKEKYGYKYVKKFVNIPRSPCSNWTIVRISACQFDQFSLIHSFDKPNDETALRLMNASASLMMEQFPDIIFGYGFNNEYSFVFQENTELYNREESSIISSCSSCFTSFYIMKWEEYFPSIPLVQPPHYKAEVLCCPKPTTVCDYLFRRQSECHNRNQYNTCFWMLVKSGEGENKAKEILKDTLPKDKNELLFQRFQMNYNNEPAMFRKGSCAYRQKVGEFAEVEANGDVVTRERWDVAVAHVDMGPDFWRKHPYVFNR, translated from the exons ATGGCCAATAGCAAGTATGAGTATGTGAAGAGGGAGTTCGAGTTCAATCGCCAGCTCCCGGcctccaactggatcgtcctccgcATCGATGGTTGCCACTTCCACCG ATTCTCGGAGTTGCATGCCTTTGAGAAACCAAATGACGAGAGCGCTTTACGATTGATGAACGCCTGTGCCACTTCTATGCTCAAGAAATACAATGACATAGTGTTTGCTTACGGTGCTAGCGATGAGTACAG TTTTGTCTTTAGAGAAGAAACAGAATTATATAATAGGCGAGAAAG CAACATTCTCTCTAAATGTGTTTCTTACTTCACATCTGTATACATGAGGAAGTGGAAAGATTTCTTTCCTAATAATGATTTGAAGGAACTTCCATACTTTGATGCGCGAGTTGTATGCTATCCAAATATGAAGACTGTTCGTGATTATTTGGCATGGAGACAAGTGGATT GTCATATAAATAATCAGTACAATACATGCTTCTGGATGTTGATACAGTCCGGAAAAACCAAAAATGAGGCATATCAAGCATTGAAG GGAACATCTTCTAAGGATAAGAACAAGTTGCTTTTGCAACAGTTCCAAATCAACTATAATGATGAATCGGCTATGTTTCGGAAAGGATCCAGTGTTTATCGAGATAAG GTCACGAAGGTGAAAACAGACGACTATGGGAATCCCATAAAAAGAACCCGTCAGGCAATTATAGTGTCAAATTTTGATATCATAGGTCCCGAGTTTTGGGAAAAACATCAATACATTCTTGGAAAAG CATCAGACTGCCAGTATCTTTGGGGGAAAGAAAAATATGGATACAAGTATGTGAAGAAGTTTGTTAACATCCCTAGGTCTCCATGTTCCAATTGGACCATTGTTCGTATTAGCGCCTGCCAATTTGATCA ATTCTCACTGATCCATTCATTTGACAAGCCAAATGATGAGACCGCTTTAAGATTGATGAACGCTTCTGCTTCACTGATGATGGAGCAATTtcctgatattatctttggctatggTTTTAACAACGAGTACAG CTTTGTGTTCCAGGAGAACACTGAATTGTACAATAGAGAGGAGAG TTCAATCATTTCTTCATGTTCATCATGTTTCACTTCCTTCTACATTATGAAGTGGGAAGAATATTTCCCCAGTATACCCTTAGTGCAGCCACCACACTACAAAGCAGAAGTTCTCTGTTGCCCAAAACCAACAACCGTTTGTGATTATTTGTTCCGGAGGCAATCAGAAT GTCACAACAGAAATCAATACAATACATGCTTTTGGATGTTAGTGAAATCTGGAGAAGGTGAAAACAAAGCTAAGGAGATACTGAAG GACACATTACCAAAGGACAAGAACGAGTTACTTTTTCAacgatttcaaatgaactacaacaATGAACCGGCTATGTTTCGAAAGGGTTCATGTGCTTACCGTCAAAAG GTGGGAGAATTTGCAGAGGTGGAAGCCAATGGAGATGTTGTTACAAGAGAGCGGTGGGATGTGGCGGTGGCCCACGTAGACATGGGGCCAGACTTTTGGAGAAAGCACCCTTATGTTTTCAACAG ATGA